A region from the Chanodichthys erythropterus isolate Z2021 chromosome 5, ASM2448905v1, whole genome shotgun sequence genome encodes:
- the nolc1 gene encoding nucleolar and coiled-body phosphoprotein 1 isoform X2: MSATKMAQDGKVPSDLYQHVYSFLVENKFAKAAKEFLKQAKVKPQDQNEDSLLDIFNFWVKSPETKKRKAVTTGPAAVNGPSAKKAKKDAESSSSEDSSSEEEAAAPAKKAVQVKAPAPKKPAAVAAKKSSSSEDSSDSEDEAQAKTAAKKPVAVKPVAAARKKDTSSSSEESDSDDEPAKTPATGAKPVAGTPKLVSTPAAAAQKKQESSSSEDGSSESEDKAPAKTAVKAAVPVKTPPAKPAATAKSSSDESSSDEEDAPPTKKAKTGQFSAVPPPGTLTPCAPVKAPAPVKAVTPKATAKKDSSSSDSSDSSSEDEAKKPAVKAAPAKAAPAKKVPTKVTPAQKKDSSSDSSSSEDEAAKPAVKVTPAKAASAKSTPAKSTPAKSTPAKSTPAKSTPAKSTPAKSTPAKSTPAKVTPAADESSSSEDSDDEEEAKKPAAKVVPVKPAPAKKMPAKVTPAAKESSSSSESDDDEPATKPTPAKATPAKAAPPKKTPAKKDDSSSSDSDSSEDEAPAKPAAISKPLSTSQKKPATTPVSKLAKPAPAKPTNKPAESSSDSDSSSDEDEEPQKKATTTPVSKPVATSAKSTPAAKSTPAAKSTPAAKSTPAAKSTPAAKSTPAAKAAESSSDSDSSSDEEPQKKAATTTPVSKPGTPAKPAAKAAESSSDSDSSSDEEPQKKATATPVSKPVATSAKSTPAAKAAESSSDSDSSSDEEPQKKAATTPVSKPGTPAKPAAKPAAKPAGSSSDSETDSSDSEDETPAAKTPKPAAAKTLKPTKSPASAAKPPAPASKATAESSSSDSDSSSEDEKQVKTTVTPKAAPAKPAVTPVSAKKAESSSSESSDSSDSETEAKKTPAKPAVANGKATTHTPTSAAKTAAKKAESSSSSDSSSDEEEPSKTPAVKTPPATKTKAAKAKADGSSSEDSSSEEEEATKTPVTSTSNGTQGKRKRNEESTPKNKKITTSTPQTFPKVKQKESNTPFRRVKEDEIEVDPRLADNSFEAKMGANGDWGQKANSVLKFTKGKSFRHEKTKKKRGSYCGGAISTTVNSIKFDSE; this comes from the exons ATGAGTGCAACGAAGATGGCGCAGGACGGCAAGGTGCCCAGCGATCTCTATCAACATGTGTACTCGTTTCTCGTGGAGAATAAGTTCGCCAAAGCTGCGAAAGAGTTTTTAAAGCAGGCTAAAGTG AAACCTCAGGACCAAAATGAGGACAGTCTCCTGGACATCTTCAATTTCTGGGTGAA GTCCCCAGAAACCAAAAAGCGTAAAGCGGTCACCACTGGCCCTGCGGCAGTAAACGGACCATCGGCCAAGAAAGCAAAGAAAGATGCAGAAAGTTCAAGTAGTGAAGACTCTAGCAGTGAGGAGGAAGCTGCAGCACCTGCTAAGAAAGCCGTACAAG TGAAAGCTCCTGCTCCAAAGAAGCCAGCAGCTGTAGCTGCTAAAAAGAGCAGCAGCTCTGAAGACTCCAGTGACTCAGAGGATGAAGCTCAGGCTAAAACAGCTGCAAAG AAACCTGTAGCTGTGAAGCCTGTGGCCGCAGCCAGGAAGAAAGACACCAGTTCCAGCAGTGAGGAGTCTGACTCTGATGACGAGCCTGCCAAAACTCCAGCAACAG GGGCCAAGCCTGTGGCAGGGACCCCTAAGTTGGTGTCCACTCCAGCAGCTGCAGCTCAGAAGAAGCAGGAGAGCAGCAGCAGTGAGGACGGCTCGAGTGAATCTGAGGACAAGGCTCCAGCTAAG ACAGCAGTAAAAGCAGCAGTCCCGGTGAAGACGCCTCCAGCCAAACCTGCGGCCACTGCAAAGTCCAGTAGTGATGAGTCATCCTCAGATGAGGAAGATGCCCCTCCTACTAAGAAAGCCAAGACTG GCCAATTCAGTGCCGTCCCGCCCCCTGGAACACTGACACCTTGTGCTCCAGTCAAAGCCCCCG CCCCAGTTAAGGCTGTGACTCCCAAAGCTACAGCTAAGAAGGACTCCTCCAGTTCTGACAGCTCTG ATTCAAGTTCAGAGGATGAAGCAAAGAAGCCAGCAGTCAAAGCTGCACCGGCTAAAGCAGCCCCAGCTAAGAAAGTGCCTACAAAGGTTACTCCTGCTCAGAAAAAGGACTCAAGTTCAGATTCTTCAAGCTCAGAGGATGAAGCAGCAAAGCCAGCTGTCAAAGTCACACCTGCAAAAGCTGCATCTGCTAAATCTACACCTGCTAAATCTACACCTGCTAAATCTACACCTGCTAAATCTACACCTGCTAAATCTACACCTGCTAAATCTACACCTGCTAAATCTACACCTGCTAAATCTACACCTGCTAAAGTCACTCCAGCTGCAGACGAGTCTTCTAGCTCTGAAGACTCTGATGATGAGGAGGAGGCCAAGAAACCAGCAGCTAAAGTTGTCCCAGTTAAACCTGCGCCAGCCAAGAAAATGCCAGCTAAAGTCACGCCTGCTGCAAAAGAATCTTCATCTAGCTCAGAGTCTGACGATGACGAACCGGCCACAAAACCTACTCCAGCCAAGGCAACCCCTGCTAAAGCTGCTCCTCCAAAGAAAACTCCTGCTAAGAAAGATGATTCCTCAAGTTCAG ATTCAGACAGCTCTGAAGATGAGGCACCAGCTAAACCAGCAGCCATATCCAAGCCTTTGAGCACTTCTCAAAAGAAACCTGCCACCACACCGGTATCCAAACTTGCAAAACCTGCCCCAGCCAAACCAACCAATAAACCAGCTGAAAGCAGCTCCGACTCGGACAGCTCTTCAGATGAAGATGAGGAACCTCAAAAGAAAGCCACCACCACACCGGTATCCAAACCTGTGGCTACCTCAGCTAAATCTACCCCTGCAGCTAAATCTACCCCTGCAGCTAAATCTACCCCTGCAGCTAAATCTACCCCTGCAGCTAAATCTACCCCTGCAGCTAAATCTACCCCTGCAGCTAAAGCAGCTGAAAGTAGTTCTGATTCAGACAGCTCATCAGATGAGGAACCGCAAAAGAAAGCCGCCACCACCACACCAGTATCCAAACCTGGTACCCCCGCTAAACCTGCAGCAAAAGCAGCTGAAAGCAGTTCCGATTCAGACAGCTCATCAGATGAGGAACCTCAAAAGAAAGCCACCGCCACACCGGTATCCAAACCTGTGGCTACCTCAGCTAAATCTACCCCTGCAGCTAAAGCAGCTGAAAGTAGTTCTGATTCAGACAGCTCATCAGATGAGGAACCGCAAAAGAAAGCTGCCACCACACCGGTATCCAAACCTGGTACCCCCGCTAAACCTGCAGCTAAACCTGCAGCTAAACCAGCTGGGAGCAGTTCTGACTCAGAAACTGACAGCTCTGACTCGGAGGATGAGACTCCAGCTGCCAAGACCCCTAAACCAGCAGCAGCTAAGACCCTTAAACCTACTAAGAGCCCTGCTTCTGCTGCCAAACCACCTGCTCCAGCCAGTAAGGCCACAGCTGAGTCCAGTAGCAGTGATTCGGACAGTTCCAGTGAAGACGAGAAGCAAGTAAAGACTACCGTGACACCCAAAGCAGCACCAGCTAAGCCAGCTGTGACTCCAGTTAGTGCGAAGAAAGCTGAAAGCAGTAGCTCGGAGTCATCTGACAGCTCAGACTCTGAGACGGAAGCTAAGAAGACTCCCGCCAAGCCTGCAGTCGCCAATGGAAAGGCTACGACACACACCCCCACCTCTGCAGCAAAGACGGCGGCCAAAAAGGCAGAGTCTTCATCCTCCAGTGACAGCAGTTCTGATGAAGAGGAGCCATCTAAAACACCGGCTGTGAAAACTCCACCCGCTACAAAAACAAAGGCTGCTAAAGCTAAAGCAGACGGCAGCTCTTCTGAGGACTCTTCATCCGAGGAAGAGGAAGCGACCAAGACTCCTGTCACTTCCACATCAAACG GTACACAGGGCAAAAGAAAAAGGAATGAGGAAAGTACACCcaagaataaaaaaatcaccACCTCCACACCTCAGACATTTCCCAAAGTCAAGCAGAAG GAAAGCAATACTCCTTTCCGTAGAGTAAAAGAAGACGAGATTGAGGTGGACCCCCGACTGGCAGACAATTCATTCGAAGCAAAG ATGGGAGCCAACGGAGACTGGGGCCAGAAAGCCAACAGTGTGCTTAAATTTACCAAGGGCAAATCTTTCCGGCATGAGAAGACCAAGAAGAAGCGTGGCAGTTACTGCGGTGGTGCCATCTCCACCACAGTGAACTCCATAAAATTTGACAGTGAATGA
- the nolc1 gene encoding nucleolar and coiled-body phosphoprotein 1 isoform X1 — MSATKMAQDGKVPSDLYQHVYSFLVENKFAKAAKEFLKQAKVKPQDQNEDSLLDIFNFWVKSPETKKRKAVTTGPAAVNGPSAKKAKKDAESSSSEDSSSEEEAAAPAKKAVQVKAPAPKKPAAVAAKKSSSSEDSSDSEDEAQAKTAAKKPVAVKPVAAARKKDTSSSSEESDSDDEPAKTPATGAKPVAGTPKLVSTPAAAAQKKQESSSSEDGSSESEDKAPAKTAVKAAVPVKTPPAKPAATAKSSSDESSSDEEDAPPTKKAKTGQFSAVPPPGTLTPCAPVKAPAAPVKAVTPKATAKKDSSSSDSSDSSSEDEAKKPAVKAAPAKAAPAKKVPTKVTPAQKKDSSSDSSSSEDEAAKPAVKVTPAKAASAKSTPAKSTPAKSTPAKSTPAKSTPAKSTPAKSTPAKSTPAKVTPAADESSSSEDSDDEEEAKKPAAKVVPVKPAPAKKMPAKVTPAAKESSSSSESDDDEPATKPTPAKATPAKAAPPKKTPAKKDDSSSSDSDSSEDEAPAKPAAISKPLSTSQKKPATTPVSKLAKPAPAKPTNKPAESSSDSDSSSDEDEEPQKKATTTPVSKPVATSAKSTPAAKSTPAAKSTPAAKSTPAAKSTPAAKSTPAAKAAESSSDSDSSSDEEPQKKAATTTPVSKPGTPAKPAAKAAESSSDSDSSSDEEPQKKATATPVSKPVATSAKSTPAAKAAESSSDSDSSSDEEPQKKAATTPVSKPGTPAKPAAKPAAKPAGSSSDSETDSSDSEDETPAAKTPKPAAAKTLKPTKSPASAAKPPAPASKATAESSSSDSDSSSEDEKQVKTTVTPKAAPAKPAVTPVSAKKAESSSSESSDSSDSETEAKKTPAKPAVANGKATTHTPTSAAKTAAKKAESSSSSDSSSDEEEPSKTPAVKTPPATKTKAAKAKADGSSSEDSSSEEEEATKTPVTSTSNGTQGKRKRNEESTPKNKKITTSTPQTFPKVKQKESNTPFRRVKEDEIEVDPRLADNSFEAKMGANGDWGQKANSVLKFTKGKSFRHEKTKKKRGSYCGGAISTTVNSIKFDSE, encoded by the exons ATGAGTGCAACGAAGATGGCGCAGGACGGCAAGGTGCCCAGCGATCTCTATCAACATGTGTACTCGTTTCTCGTGGAGAATAAGTTCGCCAAAGCTGCGAAAGAGTTTTTAAAGCAGGCTAAAGTG AAACCTCAGGACCAAAATGAGGACAGTCTCCTGGACATCTTCAATTTCTGGGTGAA GTCCCCAGAAACCAAAAAGCGTAAAGCGGTCACCACTGGCCCTGCGGCAGTAAACGGACCATCGGCCAAGAAAGCAAAGAAAGATGCAGAAAGTTCAAGTAGTGAAGACTCTAGCAGTGAGGAGGAAGCTGCAGCACCTGCTAAGAAAGCCGTACAAG TGAAAGCTCCTGCTCCAAAGAAGCCAGCAGCTGTAGCTGCTAAAAAGAGCAGCAGCTCTGAAGACTCCAGTGACTCAGAGGATGAAGCTCAGGCTAAAACAGCTGCAAAG AAACCTGTAGCTGTGAAGCCTGTGGCCGCAGCCAGGAAGAAAGACACCAGTTCCAGCAGTGAGGAGTCTGACTCTGATGACGAGCCTGCCAAAACTCCAGCAACAG GGGCCAAGCCTGTGGCAGGGACCCCTAAGTTGGTGTCCACTCCAGCAGCTGCAGCTCAGAAGAAGCAGGAGAGCAGCAGCAGTGAGGACGGCTCGAGTGAATCTGAGGACAAGGCTCCAGCTAAG ACAGCAGTAAAAGCAGCAGTCCCGGTGAAGACGCCTCCAGCCAAACCTGCGGCCACTGCAAAGTCCAGTAGTGATGAGTCATCCTCAGATGAGGAAGATGCCCCTCCTACTAAGAAAGCCAAGACTG GCCAATTCAGTGCCGTCCCGCCCCCTGGAACACTGACACCTTGTGCTCCAGTCAAAGCCCCCG CAGCCCCAGTTAAGGCTGTGACTCCCAAAGCTACAGCTAAGAAGGACTCCTCCAGTTCTGACAGCTCTG ATTCAAGTTCAGAGGATGAAGCAAAGAAGCCAGCAGTCAAAGCTGCACCGGCTAAAGCAGCCCCAGCTAAGAAAGTGCCTACAAAGGTTACTCCTGCTCAGAAAAAGGACTCAAGTTCAGATTCTTCAAGCTCAGAGGATGAAGCAGCAAAGCCAGCTGTCAAAGTCACACCTGCAAAAGCTGCATCTGCTAAATCTACACCTGCTAAATCTACACCTGCTAAATCTACACCTGCTAAATCTACACCTGCTAAATCTACACCTGCTAAATCTACACCTGCTAAATCTACACCTGCTAAATCTACACCTGCTAAAGTCACTCCAGCTGCAGACGAGTCTTCTAGCTCTGAAGACTCTGATGATGAGGAGGAGGCCAAGAAACCAGCAGCTAAAGTTGTCCCAGTTAAACCTGCGCCAGCCAAGAAAATGCCAGCTAAAGTCACGCCTGCTGCAAAAGAATCTTCATCTAGCTCAGAGTCTGACGATGACGAACCGGCCACAAAACCTACTCCAGCCAAGGCAACCCCTGCTAAAGCTGCTCCTCCAAAGAAAACTCCTGCTAAGAAAGATGATTCCTCAAGTTCAG ATTCAGACAGCTCTGAAGATGAGGCACCAGCTAAACCAGCAGCCATATCCAAGCCTTTGAGCACTTCTCAAAAGAAACCTGCCACCACACCGGTATCCAAACTTGCAAAACCTGCCCCAGCCAAACCAACCAATAAACCAGCTGAAAGCAGCTCCGACTCGGACAGCTCTTCAGATGAAGATGAGGAACCTCAAAAGAAAGCCACCACCACACCGGTATCCAAACCTGTGGCTACCTCAGCTAAATCTACCCCTGCAGCTAAATCTACCCCTGCAGCTAAATCTACCCCTGCAGCTAAATCTACCCCTGCAGCTAAATCTACCCCTGCAGCTAAATCTACCCCTGCAGCTAAAGCAGCTGAAAGTAGTTCTGATTCAGACAGCTCATCAGATGAGGAACCGCAAAAGAAAGCCGCCACCACCACACCAGTATCCAAACCTGGTACCCCCGCTAAACCTGCAGCAAAAGCAGCTGAAAGCAGTTCCGATTCAGACAGCTCATCAGATGAGGAACCTCAAAAGAAAGCCACCGCCACACCGGTATCCAAACCTGTGGCTACCTCAGCTAAATCTACCCCTGCAGCTAAAGCAGCTGAAAGTAGTTCTGATTCAGACAGCTCATCAGATGAGGAACCGCAAAAGAAAGCTGCCACCACACCGGTATCCAAACCTGGTACCCCCGCTAAACCTGCAGCTAAACCTGCAGCTAAACCAGCTGGGAGCAGTTCTGACTCAGAAACTGACAGCTCTGACTCGGAGGATGAGACTCCAGCTGCCAAGACCCCTAAACCAGCAGCAGCTAAGACCCTTAAACCTACTAAGAGCCCTGCTTCTGCTGCCAAACCACCTGCTCCAGCCAGTAAGGCCACAGCTGAGTCCAGTAGCAGTGATTCGGACAGTTCCAGTGAAGACGAGAAGCAAGTAAAGACTACCGTGACACCCAAAGCAGCACCAGCTAAGCCAGCTGTGACTCCAGTTAGTGCGAAGAAAGCTGAAAGCAGTAGCTCGGAGTCATCTGACAGCTCAGACTCTGAGACGGAAGCTAAGAAGACTCCCGCCAAGCCTGCAGTCGCCAATGGAAAGGCTACGACACACACCCCCACCTCTGCAGCAAAGACGGCGGCCAAAAAGGCAGAGTCTTCATCCTCCAGTGACAGCAGTTCTGATGAAGAGGAGCCATCTAAAACACCGGCTGTGAAAACTCCACCCGCTACAAAAACAAAGGCTGCTAAAGCTAAAGCAGACGGCAGCTCTTCTGAGGACTCTTCATCCGAGGAAGAGGAAGCGACCAAGACTCCTGTCACTTCCACATCAAACG GTACACAGGGCAAAAGAAAAAGGAATGAGGAAAGTACACCcaagaataaaaaaatcaccACCTCCACACCTCAGACATTTCCCAAAGTCAAGCAGAAG GAAAGCAATACTCCTTTCCGTAGAGTAAAAGAAGACGAGATTGAGGTGGACCCCCGACTGGCAGACAATTCATTCGAAGCAAAG ATGGGAGCCAACGGAGACTGGGGCCAGAAAGCCAACAGTGTGCTTAAATTTACCAAGGGCAAATCTTTCCGGCATGAGAAGACCAAGAAGAAGCGTGGCAGTTACTGCGGTGGTGCCATCTCCACCACAGTGAACTCCATAAAATTTGACAGTGAATGA
- the nolc1 gene encoding nucleolar and coiled-body phosphoprotein 1 isoform X3, with translation MSATKMAQDGKVPSDLYQHVYSFLVENKFAKAAKEFLKQAKVKPQDQNEDSLLDIFNFWVKSPETKKRKAVTTGPAAVNGPSAKKAKKDAESSSSEDSSSEEEAAAPAKKAVQVKAPAPKKPAAVAAKKSSSSEDSSDSEDEAQAKTAAKKPVAVKPVAAARKKDTSSSSEESDSDDEPAKTPATGAKPVAGTPKLVSTPAAAAQKKQESSSSEDGSSESEDKAPAKTAVKAAVPVKTPPAKPAATAKSSSDESSSDEEDAPPTKKAKTAAPVKAVTPKATAKKDSSSSDSSDSSSEDEAKKPAVKAAPAKAAPAKKVPTKVTPAQKKDSSSDSSSSEDEAAKPAVKVTPAKAASAKSTPAKSTPAKSTPAKSTPAKSTPAKSTPAKSTPAKSTPAKVTPAADESSSSEDSDDEEEAKKPAAKVVPVKPAPAKKMPAKVTPAAKESSSSSESDDDEPATKPTPAKATPAKAAPPKKTPAKKDDSSSSDSDSSEDEAPAKPAAISKPLSTSQKKPATTPVSKLAKPAPAKPTNKPAESSSDSDSSSDEDEEPQKKATTTPVSKPVATSAKSTPAAKSTPAAKSTPAAKSTPAAKSTPAAKSTPAAKAAESSSDSDSSSDEEPQKKAATTTPVSKPGTPAKPAAKAAESSSDSDSSSDEEPQKKATATPVSKPVATSAKSTPAAKAAESSSDSDSSSDEEPQKKAATTPVSKPGTPAKPAAKPAAKPAGSSSDSETDSSDSEDETPAAKTPKPAAAKTLKPTKSPASAAKPPAPASKATAESSSSDSDSSSEDEKQVKTTVTPKAAPAKPAVTPVSAKKAESSSSESSDSSDSETEAKKTPAKPAVANGKATTHTPTSAAKTAAKKAESSSSSDSSSDEEEPSKTPAVKTPPATKTKAAKAKADGSSSEDSSSEEEEATKTPVTSTSNGTQGKRKRNEESTPKNKKITTSTPQTFPKVKQKESNTPFRRVKEDEIEVDPRLADNSFEAKMGANGDWGQKANSVLKFTKGKSFRHEKTKKKRGSYCGGAISTTVNSIKFDSE, from the exons ATGAGTGCAACGAAGATGGCGCAGGACGGCAAGGTGCCCAGCGATCTCTATCAACATGTGTACTCGTTTCTCGTGGAGAATAAGTTCGCCAAAGCTGCGAAAGAGTTTTTAAAGCAGGCTAAAGTG AAACCTCAGGACCAAAATGAGGACAGTCTCCTGGACATCTTCAATTTCTGGGTGAA GTCCCCAGAAACCAAAAAGCGTAAAGCGGTCACCACTGGCCCTGCGGCAGTAAACGGACCATCGGCCAAGAAAGCAAAGAAAGATGCAGAAAGTTCAAGTAGTGAAGACTCTAGCAGTGAGGAGGAAGCTGCAGCACCTGCTAAGAAAGCCGTACAAG TGAAAGCTCCTGCTCCAAAGAAGCCAGCAGCTGTAGCTGCTAAAAAGAGCAGCAGCTCTGAAGACTCCAGTGACTCAGAGGATGAAGCTCAGGCTAAAACAGCTGCAAAG AAACCTGTAGCTGTGAAGCCTGTGGCCGCAGCCAGGAAGAAAGACACCAGTTCCAGCAGTGAGGAGTCTGACTCTGATGACGAGCCTGCCAAAACTCCAGCAACAG GGGCCAAGCCTGTGGCAGGGACCCCTAAGTTGGTGTCCACTCCAGCAGCTGCAGCTCAGAAGAAGCAGGAGAGCAGCAGCAGTGAGGACGGCTCGAGTGAATCTGAGGACAAGGCTCCAGCTAAG ACAGCAGTAAAAGCAGCAGTCCCGGTGAAGACGCCTCCAGCCAAACCTGCGGCCACTGCAAAGTCCAGTAGTGATGAGTCATCCTCAGATGAGGAAGATGCCCCTCCTACTAAGAAAGCCAAGACTG CAGCCCCAGTTAAGGCTGTGACTCCCAAAGCTACAGCTAAGAAGGACTCCTCCAGTTCTGACAGCTCTG ATTCAAGTTCAGAGGATGAAGCAAAGAAGCCAGCAGTCAAAGCTGCACCGGCTAAAGCAGCCCCAGCTAAGAAAGTGCCTACAAAGGTTACTCCTGCTCAGAAAAAGGACTCAAGTTCAGATTCTTCAAGCTCAGAGGATGAAGCAGCAAAGCCAGCTGTCAAAGTCACACCTGCAAAAGCTGCATCTGCTAAATCTACACCTGCTAAATCTACACCTGCTAAATCTACACCTGCTAAATCTACACCTGCTAAATCTACACCTGCTAAATCTACACCTGCTAAATCTACACCTGCTAAATCTACACCTGCTAAAGTCACTCCAGCTGCAGACGAGTCTTCTAGCTCTGAAGACTCTGATGATGAGGAGGAGGCCAAGAAACCAGCAGCTAAAGTTGTCCCAGTTAAACCTGCGCCAGCCAAGAAAATGCCAGCTAAAGTCACGCCTGCTGCAAAAGAATCTTCATCTAGCTCAGAGTCTGACGATGACGAACCGGCCACAAAACCTACTCCAGCCAAGGCAACCCCTGCTAAAGCTGCTCCTCCAAAGAAAACTCCTGCTAAGAAAGATGATTCCTCAAGTTCAG ATTCAGACAGCTCTGAAGATGAGGCACCAGCTAAACCAGCAGCCATATCCAAGCCTTTGAGCACTTCTCAAAAGAAACCTGCCACCACACCGGTATCCAAACTTGCAAAACCTGCCCCAGCCAAACCAACCAATAAACCAGCTGAAAGCAGCTCCGACTCGGACAGCTCTTCAGATGAAGATGAGGAACCTCAAAAGAAAGCCACCACCACACCGGTATCCAAACCTGTGGCTACCTCAGCTAAATCTACCCCTGCAGCTAAATCTACCCCTGCAGCTAAATCTACCCCTGCAGCTAAATCTACCCCTGCAGCTAAATCTACCCCTGCAGCTAAATCTACCCCTGCAGCTAAAGCAGCTGAAAGTAGTTCTGATTCAGACAGCTCATCAGATGAGGAACCGCAAAAGAAAGCCGCCACCACCACACCAGTATCCAAACCTGGTACCCCCGCTAAACCTGCAGCAAAAGCAGCTGAAAGCAGTTCCGATTCAGACAGCTCATCAGATGAGGAACCTCAAAAGAAAGCCACCGCCACACCGGTATCCAAACCTGTGGCTACCTCAGCTAAATCTACCCCTGCAGCTAAAGCAGCTGAAAGTAGTTCTGATTCAGACAGCTCATCAGATGAGGAACCGCAAAAGAAAGCTGCCACCACACCGGTATCCAAACCTGGTACCCCCGCTAAACCTGCAGCTAAACCTGCAGCTAAACCAGCTGGGAGCAGTTCTGACTCAGAAACTGACAGCTCTGACTCGGAGGATGAGACTCCAGCTGCCAAGACCCCTAAACCAGCAGCAGCTAAGACCCTTAAACCTACTAAGAGCCCTGCTTCTGCTGCCAAACCACCTGCTCCAGCCAGTAAGGCCACAGCTGAGTCCAGTAGCAGTGATTCGGACAGTTCCAGTGAAGACGAGAAGCAAGTAAAGACTACCGTGACACCCAAAGCAGCACCAGCTAAGCCAGCTGTGACTCCAGTTAGTGCGAAGAAAGCTGAAAGCAGTAGCTCGGAGTCATCTGACAGCTCAGACTCTGAGACGGAAGCTAAGAAGACTCCCGCCAAGCCTGCAGTCGCCAATGGAAAGGCTACGACACACACCCCCACCTCTGCAGCAAAGACGGCGGCCAAAAAGGCAGAGTCTTCATCCTCCAGTGACAGCAGTTCTGATGAAGAGGAGCCATCTAAAACACCGGCTGTGAAAACTCCACCCGCTACAAAAACAAAGGCTGCTAAAGCTAAAGCAGACGGCAGCTCTTCTGAGGACTCTTCATCCGAGGAAGAGGAAGCGACCAAGACTCCTGTCACTTCCACATCAAACG GTACACAGGGCAAAAGAAAAAGGAATGAGGAAAGTACACCcaagaataaaaaaatcaccACCTCCACACCTCAGACATTTCCCAAAGTCAAGCAGAAG GAAAGCAATACTCCTTTCCGTAGAGTAAAAGAAGACGAGATTGAGGTGGACCCCCGACTGGCAGACAATTCATTCGAAGCAAAG ATGGGAGCCAACGGAGACTGGGGCCAGAAAGCCAACAGTGTGCTTAAATTTACCAAGGGCAAATCTTTCCGGCATGAGAAGACCAAGAAGAAGCGTGGCAGTTACTGCGGTGGTGCCATCTCCACCACAGTGAACTCCATAAAATTTGACAGTGAATGA